GGCTGGTCGTCCTGGGTGGCAGGGACCTCCGGGGCGTGCTCCGGGGCGGACTGCCCCACGGGCTGCGGGGCGGCCTCCTCGGGGGCCTGCGGGGTGGTCTGCTGGTCGTCGGGTTGCTGACTGGTGGTCACCGCTGGAACTCTCTGCTGGTGCCCTGCACCGGCTGGCGGCCGCAGGGATTCGTGGACACGGTCACGTCCAGCGTACCGGCTGGACCTAGAATGGGACGCCGACCCCCTCAACACTCCCTAGCAGAAGGCGGCCCATGTCCCGCAAGGCATCCCTGTCCGGTTTCCACGAATGGCTTCCCGCGGAGCGGATCGTGGAGCAGCACGTCCTGGACACCCTGCGGCGCACCTTCGAGCTGCACGGCTTCTCCTCGATCGAGACGCGGGCCGTGGAGACCCTCGGCCAGCTGCTGCGCAAGGGGGAGATCGACAAGGAGGTCTACGCGGTCTCCCGGCTGCAGGCCGATCCCGGCGACCGCGCCGAGGCGCCCGACGACCCGAACCGGCTGGCGCTGCACTTCGACCTGACGGTGCCGTTCGCCCGCTACGTGGTGGAGAACGCCGGGCACCTGTCCTTCCCGTTCCGCCGCTACCAGATCCAGAAGGTGTGGCGCGGCGAGCGCCCCCAGGAGGGGCGGGCCCGCGAGTTCACGCAGGCGGACATCGACGTGGTGGGCGACGGCTCCCTGCCGTTCCGCTACGACGTGGACGTCGCGCTGGTCATGGCCGAGGCGCTGGGCTCGCTGCCGATCGGCGACTTCACCATCCGGATCAACAACCGGAAGCTCGCCGAGGGCTTCTACCGCGGCCTGGGCCTGGAGGACACCGCCGGGGTGCTGCGCAACATCGACAAGCTCGAGAAGGTCGGGGCCGAGGAGGTCTCCCGGCTGCTGCAGGCCGAGCTCGGGGCCACGCCGGAGCAGGCCGCGCAGGCCCTGGCCCTGGCCGCCATCCGCACCCCGGACACCTCCTTCGTGGAGCAGGTCCGCGCCCTCGGGGTGGACCACGAGCTGCTGGAGGAGGGGCTCGACGAGCTGGCCGCCGTCGTCGGGGAGCTGCACCGCCGCGCCCCGGGCCGCGCCGTGGCGGACCTCTCGATCGCCCGGGGCCTGGACTACTACACGGGCACCGTGTACGAGACGGTGCTGGCCGGCCACGAGCAGCTCGGCTCGATCTGCTCCGGCGGGCGCTACGACGCCCTCGCGGCCAAGGGCAACCGCACGTTCCCCGGCGTCGGGCTGTCGATCGGCGTGACCCGGCTGCTGATGCGCATGTTCTCCCGGCAGATGGCCACGGCCTCCCGCCCGGTGCCGACCGCCGTGTACGTCGCCCTGACCCACGACGACGACTGGTCGGCCGCACAGGACACCGCCGGCGCGCTGCGCTCGCGCGGCATCGCCGCCGAGGTGGCCGTCTCGGCCGAGAAGTTCGGCAAGCAGATCAAGTACGCGGACCGCCGCGGCATCCCGTTCGTCTGGTTCACCCGGACCGACGAGGCGGGCCGCACCGTCCACGAGGTCAAGGACATCCGCTCGGGCGAGCAGGTCGAGGCCGATCCGCAGTGCTGGATGCCGCCGGCCGAGGACCTGCGCCCGCGGGTCATCGGCGCCTGAGCCGGCGCCGGGCGAGCACGAGGGCCCGCCCGGCGATCCCGGCGGCGAAGACGGCGAGCATCGCCAGCACCGAGGCCGGCGGCAGGGTGGCCGCCAGCACCGCGCACGCCGCGGCCCCCGCGAGGTTGAGCCACCGCGGGCCCGGCACCACGCGCTCGGCGAGCGTGGCGGCGGCGAGGTTGGCGACCGCGTAGTACACGAGCACCCCGAAGGACGAGAGTCCCACCACGGTCAGGACGTCCGTGGTGAGCAGCAGCACCACCACGACGCCGGCCGCGGCCAGCTGTGCCACCCACGGCACCGAGGTGCGC
This genomic window from Citricoccus sp. SGAir0253 contains:
- the hisS gene encoding histidine--tRNA ligase encodes the protein MSRKASLSGFHEWLPAERIVEQHVLDTLRRTFELHGFSSIETRAVETLGQLLRKGEIDKEVYAVSRLQADPGDRAEAPDDPNRLALHFDLTVPFARYVVENAGHLSFPFRRYQIQKVWRGERPQEGRAREFTQADIDVVGDGSLPFRYDVDVALVMAEALGSLPIGDFTIRINNRKLAEGFYRGLGLEDTAGVLRNIDKLEKVGAEEVSRLLQAELGATPEQAAQALALAAIRTPDTSFVEQVRALGVDHELLEEGLDELAAVVGELHRRAPGRAVADLSIARGLDYYTGTVYETVLAGHEQLGSICSGGRYDALAAKGNRTFPGVGLSIGVTRLLMRMFSRQMATASRPVPTAVYVALTHDDDWSAAQDTAGALRSRGIAAEVAVSAEKFGKQIKYADRRGIPFVWFTRTDEAGRTVHEVKDIRSGEQVEADPQCWMPPAEDLRPRVIGA